The window GCAGAGCCATGTAAGGCAGCGAGTGTGGCTGCACTTCATTACCTCCAATGATCTCAGAACCACGACCTAAAGTGACAAATATTCAAAGAGGTCATTGAGATGAACAGATAAATTCTCTTCACACTTTCCTTTGTAAAACTAAAAGACATTTAGATCACACAATCTACATGCACAACACTAAACAAAGCATAAGAAACAAGCAGAAACATTACCATGATTTAGGCATATTTACATCAATTAATTCATTAgtattaaataaacaaatgcaCAACAGATGAAATAACTCACTTGACTGAACAATGAGAAGGACAACACATGAGAGGAAAACACTGAAACCCCTGAGGCAGAGCATTTCTTCTTGTTTCGCTTTGATCTAAATAGACTGAAACACACTATGGTGCACAAAGTCGCCTTTATGTGAGCTCAGAGGAAGTGGTCTGACAAATGGAAATTCATGTGTCATGAAAAGCGGTCGCAAGCATGAGGTGAGGATGCATTCATTTCAAAGCCAGTGATCCGATTTACAAGTAAATCTCATGATCTGTGTGGCACagtgcaagtcatcagtggGTGCAGGTGTCAATACATGGACTAGTGTGAAACAGTTGGAGGAAGACATTATTCATGTTGAAAGAACAAGTCCTTTACAAGAactacactaccagtcaaaagtttggacacaccgtctcatttaatgatttttctttcttttcatagctatttacattgtagaCTCATATGGCATTATGTAGTAAacaaataactcaaaacatatttatattttagattcttcaaaatagctactcttttatttgattactgctttgtacactcttggcattctctcgATGAGCTTCAATGAGTCagctgaaatggttttccaacagttttgtaggagttcccagagatgccgAATATTTGttggcccttttgccttcactctgtggTTCATCAGATCCCAAACCATCTCgattgggtttaggtcaggtaaCTGTGGAGGCCAAGTCATCTGGTGCAGatctccatcactctccttcttggtcaaatacCCCTTAGACAGCccggaggtgtgtttggggtcattgcctgttgaaaaataaatgacggTCGAACTGAAGGCAAACCAGATGGGATGTCGTgtcgctgcaggatgctgtggtagccatgctggttcagtgtgccttcaatttttaataaatccccaacagtgtcaccatCAAAGCACcccatcacacctcctcctccatgcttcatgGTGGGAATCATGCATGTTTCTGCGTCGTACAAAAACACGGTGGCTGGAACCACAGATTTCAAATTTAGACtaatcagaccaaagcacagattttcTCCACTCTAACGTCCAATCCTCATGTTTCTTGTCCCAAACAAATCtattctgcttgttgcttttccttagtagCGGCTTCCTAGTATCTATTTGAGCAAATCCACAAAGGAACCCTGACAAAGCCCATCTGTCATGGTCCGTGTGAGCAGCTGGGTGTGGCTGGTGTGGATCCCGGCTTCCTGTAACACTAGCGTTCCCCCTCCTCGactcagagatggtctttccctttttcctTTACAGAGgttacatctttcaccatcttacaatgctgtgattgcagccatttaccaactctctgtgaatggtactcatggtctttgatcagtgggctttggtcagtggttgttgatcaatggtcatgagaattagaattattaagattaaggaactgacctcccagcctattgtttataaggttggggaaacctgcagtcagctgagactgaagaagtcacttggatgagtgatgaaacgtttctcccacaaaacgctacatccagatgaacagaatcaacttttggagatttacttacctggattattgagcatgcatcaagatattTAGTTACATATATGTGCTTCATAATTccatatatttttattcatatatttgatggcttcagtgagaatctgcaATGCAAATTGtcttgaaaataaagaaaaccatCAAATAAGAAGGTGCGTCCAAACCTTTGACTGGTAGTGGTCACTATggtcacttttttttctctgtaaaggttcttttctgtttttcttatcaGACATGTGACTTTGGAGCAGCTTCATCTGGCAGCTAGTGTCACTGAGAGTCAGTGAAGCATGTATGTTAGCTGGGACTCCACAGATATACCCCGAAGGAATCTTCTCTAAAAATAAGTATGGAGCTTAGTATTTAGTCTGTAGGCTTTTCAGTTATTTGGAGTCTGAAGTTAGAGTGAACAAGGTTGGAAACATCGTCCTCTAGCCAGGTATCCTTTGTGATGTGGCAAAATACCATTCATGTTTAGAGTACCCAAATGGTTAGTGTGGGATAGCAACTAGCTATACAAGTAATTTATAGCATTGACTAGCTAGCGTAGTCAATGCTATAAAGAGAGCACCTTCTTTCTGTATTTGCATCTGTTGCTCCAGCCCCAGACACATCTGACCAATAAGCAGACTAAATGTTCTCATGTGGTTTGTAGTGACATGTTTTGGTTCactttgagttttttttctgtgtgaattGAGACAAAACCACAGGAAAACCTACccgccaccccccccccccccccccccccccccctctcccctcaGTCTAGCCCAGTCATAGACTGGAAGTTGAGCAAAATTAATGACTGAGTCGGTAAGTTGGTGGAACATAGTCATAGCACTGCGTAGCATTTATTCCACTGAACACTATGCAGTGGTTTCAAAAAGTAAGTATAGGTCTTGATTTAACACCTTGTGGAACCACCTTGGGCAGCAATAAGTTAAAGCTCTCATATTCTGTATTACTTTAACACTTTTTGTGGCAGAATGTTGGTCAACTGTTCTTCTCTAAACTTTGACTAGATGACCGTAGCAGcttgattcctttttttttcagccattctgctgTTGTTGGTATGCCTGACATCTTTCTCTTGTTGCAGGGCCCAGTTTCAGCCAAGcttcagctgtcagacagatggcctcacattaaCTTTGCATTAACTTTGTATATAGATGAGTTCATTGTCAaatcaatgactgcaaggtccCCAGATCCTgtgactgcaaaacaaactcagGTCAACAAAGCTCCACTACTATTTAATGTTTGACAGtcggtatgaggtgtttgtgctgatatactgagtttggttttctccaaatgTGGCACTGTGCGTTAGAGAACACTGTTCCAGAAATCTGGCTCACATTCTACTTTCATAATCGTACAattatgaactttaacatttaatatgctaactgaggcctgtagagtctgagatgtagctctggGGTTTTTGCAATGTCTCTTAGCACTTCATGGTTTGACCTTAGGGTGAATTTGCTTTGACATACACTCCAGGGGAGAGTATGCCTTTCTATAACACTGACACCTGagtgctccagaccagcaaactgccaaaacctgTGCTTTTATATAGGTGGTCACAcatgctgatgatcagttaatcaagtgcattagCAGCACATGGCTGCTACATACCTTTTTACTTTCCTGTAGAAACAGGAATAGAAAAGAACAGAATGGAATAGAATAgtcctttattgtcattgtacatgtacaacgaaATTACAGGTGCTCCATACCAACAAATATAAATAGTAGACAAcaggattaaaaaacaaacaagattaaTATAAAAAATTATAGAAATTATAGAAAGAACAAGTTGGTACAATCCCAaagtcttttttctttgtttttcattaaatGTGTGCAAATAATCAATAAACCAACAACTTTATTGAATATTTGTATCTATGCCACTCTTTGTAAATAAGCTTGTCAGCAGAGTATAGTAAGTAATCAACTGTTTATACTGCTATTCAGTTACTGTTAACTTGTTTCCTGATACGCTACATAAATCCTAAAGGCAGCTTAAAAAATACACCTAAAGGCCTGAGAACCATGAGATCAGCAAGGTCTTTATGTAAAACACATTGCTTGTTTGTGTAATCACTACTTTTTTGACCTATGTTTGATTCAAGAAAAATATCTCACTCTCAATCAAGAATACTGGTAATGTTATTTTCCATCTTTGAAATGCTAATGTTTCATTTGGGTCATGACATTCAATTAAATGCACTGCCACTATCTGAAACTATTGAGAAGACCCTAAAAGTTATGTTTGTCTAATTCTAATTTAAAGCAACAAGTACATTTTGAAAGAAGCTTTATAATATTTCGTCCAATATCAATGGGccctgtaataaaaaaaatattgtaataaacaaacaaatgaacaaaaaacactaaaaaatataaaagaaaaaagaaatcctaAAAGTGAAgaataacaacaataaacattttttaaattttacagtttaaatttttctttttgttcctcttaatagtttatatttttatgacttATAACTTCTAGCAGCACTGGATGAAATATATTGTTCTTCGctcatttttcacatttactgactttcttgcttttttaaataaactaaagGTGAGTACAtcaagaaaaagtggaaaaacaaaacaacataataCATAATATGTGATTTCTTCCTACTGCTCATTAAAATCAAATGACGGTTTCATCTTGAGGTAAAAAGTGATACTACAGTGGTCCATCTGACACTTCACTGCATTGACTTGTGCTAATACTTCATAACTCAGACTGTGATGAGTTACAGCATGACACATTTTGTGGGAAATGACTAACAGGTagttttagttaaaaaaaaaaaaaaaaaaagaagcataaaaTGCTTTTAACAAAtactacttttttaaattttgaggGTCACATATTTTCACATGTGCTCACTAATCTGAATGACCAATGGTACAACCATACAATACAAAACAACAGTGTAGATGTCTGTTTATAAAGATGAAGCCAATGTgaaagtgccttaaacctgcatccTATGTGAAGGGCCGCTACAATGCAATATCTGTGGCTGCGTAAAGGCTTTCGGTACTATGAGTCTGTGGGTGAACGGCAACGGAAAACACAATCCTGTTGAGTTCGTGGTCTTAGTCACTCATTTAGGATCAAATTTAATAAAAATCGAAAGGTATTTTAGAAAAGTTGGTCATACCATGTTTCAAAAAAGAAGGTTTAACTGTAGTATTTTCTACACACTGGTTAACGATTCATTTGTAAATgagaagcagtttatttaaaaaatgaatctgTCTCCATGTATTCTATATTCATTGTGTTGGCATTTTTCATTTGAAGAGATTTTTCTACAAATGTCTAGACTATGTTTTTTCCGTGTCTTAACCAATGCCTGGAGTTTTCTGAGGGACCAGATCAACAATTGTGTCTTCAGTTGAGAGCAACACTGGAGAGATGTAATGATTTGATTCTTCAAAACGACctgctgtttaaaaaataaaaataaaaattatgttATATGTtatggagattttttttaaatatatagatTTTTTACTGGAGAAAGAAGACCTACCTTTTTTAAGGATATGATAAAGAATCCACAGTGGAGGAGCAAGCAACATCAGTTTAATGACCATCAAAACAGCAAAGATGATATCGTGATCTACCGAAGTAGAGAGGATACAGAGACACAGATACAAAAGAGGGAGGCAAGCACCAGTTTACAATGATGAGTAAATGGGCTGAATATAATagaatattttaatttaagttgTTGTCAGTTATTGTACACAGTATCTAGGAAGCAAGCCatgacacaaaaataaacaagaactTCCTCACCTGTTTTAACGTCTACTGTTGTAGGGTTACTCTGCAGGATGATGTTTCCACCAGTAACACTGTCAGGCCGAACAACAAAGGCAGAGATATGTAGGAAATACTTTGTGCCTGATGTTAAGTTGGAGATGCTGATGCTCATCGCTGCAGAACCattggtgcaggagtaaaagacTGTCTCACATCTGCTGTCACATATGGTCACATTGTAACTGTGTGGTGTCGTCTGCATAAAGGCAGAGATATTCCAACTAAGATTCACATGTTCCGCACCCACTGAGTCCACTGTCACCGACTGAGGGGAATGTGGACCTGTGGGAAGAAAAACAGTCAGAGTCAAGTAAGAGCTCAGGTATGGATCATAAAAAATAACATGTTATCAGATAGGTTTGATGAAAAATGAtggagaaaacagagatttaaaTACCAGGTGATGGGTTATTATATGAGGAGAGCTAGATAGGTCAGTGAGGGGGCCAGCAGCAGAAGCAGTATCTGCTCTTTTGTGGGGAGGAACAGGAGAATCCTggtaaaatactaaaaaatgaACTCCAGCATGAACTACGGTGGACTAGTTCATCTATCTAAATTGGTTGGAGGTACTGTCTCATGTTACTGTGCTTTTGAGCAGGGATCTCCAACTTCAGAGAGCTGCAGGCCACTGCTGGCACTGTCATCTCATTGtattatttcaaatattgtataaatattgtataacaacaattttttttctcactcttaactaactgaagcttttcattgaactaccaaataaataaattggtaCACTCTTTCTGGCCAGACACATTGCAGCACTTTTGCAATCATTATgttcatatttaacaaaataaaaatgcagacataagtGTACACATTCGTTTTTTACTGCCagtgaaaaatgttttctttacaaataacTTTCTCACTGAACTAACGCAGCCAACATGTTTGTACTGTCTGCtcatattgccttcatattaaatatttttttgctttttaatgaaCTTTTTAAGGAACAACAGGAAAGAAATCCTCCCTAACAAAAAGAGTAATTTCAAGGGCCAAATTGCATTATATTTCTTCACCTCAACATATGGGCCGCAAGTAGGGGTGACACGGGCTGCAAGTGTCCCCAGGCTGTGAGTTTTAGAGCCCTGCTTTAGAGGTTTAAACCAGCAAAACTATTTtaataatgatttttttcaaCTGCTACCTAACTAATCTGTTATAAATAATAACAGGCAGGTGGATGCAGGATATAAACAAAGCACCATAACATAACCAGTAGAGTATGGGATCATTTTCTTGTGGCAACACACTCACCTTAGACAGGTAGAACAGGTTTTTAGTCACTGCATCGTGTTTCAGTGAATCTGACTGTTTGCATTTTTTAGTTGTGTGCCTCATCTTTATTGAGTATCATATTTAGACTTTGTAGTTACTATATTTGTCAGTTTCTAACtccaaaaagagcaaaaaatgcATTACTTACCCTGACAGACAACCATGTGTGGTTCCTTACAGTAGCGAGCCAACAGGTTCTTGTCTTTTTCCAGCATGGCCTCTAAACTTGCACAGCAGCCTTCATTGTTTCTCCTGTACCAGTGTTCATAGCCCAGTTGTTCCCCATTCACCCACTGCCAGTCACTGGAGACACTCTGGCGTTTCAGACCAAGCCAAAAGCTGACTTTTGTGGCAGGAGTAGCATTCAGGACACTGAAGTACTGCTCCTCTGTGGTCAGGACAGCAAGGTCCACATAGTACTTCTGACAGAACTCCTGGGCTTTGACCCATGGCATAGGTCTTTGGACTAGGAAGTAATAAGAAGAGATCTGACCCACTGCTAAGCCATGACATACCACTGcgtaaggaaaaaaaacatagatGAAGGCAGAGTAGTTAACAATAGCTATGTTTGGTTGTTTGATTGTGTTATAATCTATTAGACATGTTTTCATTATATACATTTAAATAGTGTGTTGCAGTATTTAGTAGAATAACTGTGTACAAGTGTTAAATAAATACTGAAGTATAGCCACCATTTTTCAATCTACAGAAATGCCCAAGTTGTAAAGACAGACATTAACCTTAAAGACGAAAATGCAACTGAGAGATTTGAGACTACATTTGTATGTCATTGTAGAAGAGCATGGAACAGGGGGCCAAGGGTCTTCTCCCTCTAATAATCTGTCCTCGTGAGCAGCTAAAGTCACATTTTAGCTAACATTCAACAGTCACAttttagctaacattaacagcagctagagtatgtctgtgaaggttctcagtcatccaggtcatcgtagtcaaaggagcttgcaaagaaaagcgtctggacttctttaagttacttgaagacgtttcacctctcatccaagaagcttcttcagttctaaggtcaaatggtggagagtcccagatataaacctagtgggagtatccccccacagagggacaaaaggaccccctgatgatcctctaatcccctgagccaaggtgtgaaactgggtgtgggtcccactcaaaacgtgcggctatcctaaaagggcgttcttaaagtcagcaaagagacacagaaaagaagatcagacaccagcgagggaggataagaaagacagacgcaacaacattgtcatcccctatgtagccggtgtatcagaaaaactcaggagagttttctccaagcacgatatcccagtgtatttcagacccagcaacacgctcagacaaaaactggttcacccgaaagacaaaacgccaaaacacagacttaacaatgtggtgtatgctgtacagtgcagtgaggaatgcccagacctctacattggagagaccaaacagccacttcacaagcgcatggcacaacacagaagagccacctccacaggacaagactcagcagtccatctgcatcttaaggataaaggacactctttcgaggatgccaatgttcacattttggacagagaggacagatggtttgaaagaggagtgaaagaagccatctatgtccactgtgagcgaccatctttgaacagaggcggtggtttacgacaccaactctctgccatctataatccagttttgagatcccttcccagacgccttaacgcccactcacatcctgggccatctgatctcaggaattcgcatgataaggtggggccaggtttcacaatgaactcacccgaaactctggctgattgggacccacacccagtttcacaccttggctcaggggattagaggatcatcagggggtccttttgttcctctgtggggggatactcccactaggtttatatctgggactctccaccatttgaccttagaactgaagaagcttcttggatgagaggtgaaacgtcttcaagtaactccagacgcttttctttgcaagctcctttgaccagcTAGAGTATGCAGTCAGAACATAAGTACTAATAAAAAGCTTATTGCATCAGATGCTAGACTCATTTTGACATTTACGGACAATGAAACATGGAATGATAACATGCTTGACTCATGTTAAAGAAGTTTTGCAAAATGTTACCTAAAATCGCCAGCTGATGCAGAATTGCCGTCTCATTGCCAGACATAAAGTAGAATCCGTGTAGTTTTCTGGGAGGtgatatatatgtttttatttcattcccATCAGACAGCTGACCATGAGCTGTCTGGTGTTTCTCAAGTGCTCCCTATAGTCCTCCCATACTCTCTCCTTCTCATTTGCCCAGGACTCTGTTCGTGTGTAAATTTATAAAGCCAGCTAAAGCCTCAGGGTGATGCAAGAGGTGAAAAAATGGGAGTGTCTAAAGCTCAGTGCTTACCTGTATGAGGACGTTTTCAGGAATTAGTTACACAAGATATTAAAATCTATAAATGCATTTGCTTTACATTGTTTGTTTTCCTAAACCTTTCCAGTATCAAATATCCTAAACATTACAATCTGCTTACTAACTgctatttgaattttttttatctctaCTGGAAAACAGAAGATTGTGCTTGTTGGCAGACAAAAGCGCCTGGAAAAGCTCAACAATGCCACTGTAACTGAAGACTGGGAGAAAGCTGCCTAGCTTTTATAAGGGGGTTAAAAATACGGCGTAACTAGCTCCACCCTGCAGTCTATTTTTAGAACAGCCTGGTTGATAATTTGTTAGTTAGTGTACTTTTTGACTTTCAAATATGAGCCCGATTAAATATTTGCAGAACAGCAAACAACATTATTCAGGTTTCAGACTCTCTTGTCTGTCAGGTCTCTGtattacccatatggaaaattATGCAAAAAATTAAGAATGACGTAAGGTTGAAGTATACATTCACTACTGTAGTCAATGggaatttgtttaaaaaaatgttttctatttttcccCCCATATGTTTGCACTTCATCACAGACATAGTAGTTTTTGTAACATAAAGCAAACACTAGAATTGTAAACAGTCCCCCTAAGTCACATCTAGATTCACACACTTGCCGAGTGGTGGATACTGTAGTGAGTATCCTGAGCTAtagatacagtggcttgcaaaagtattcggcccccttgaagttttccacattttgtcacattacagccacaaacatgaatcaattttactggaattccacatgaaagaccaatacaaagtggtgcacacgtgagaagtggaacgaaaatcatacatgattccaaacgttttttttacaaataaataactgaaaagtggggtgtgcgtaattattcagcccccttagtcaatactttgtagaaccaccttttgctgcaattaaagctgccagtcttttagggaatgtctctaccagctttgcacatctagaaactgaaatctttgcccattcttctttgcaaaacagctccagctcagtcagattagatggacagcgtttgtgaacagcagttttcagatcttgccacagattctcgattggatttagatctggacgttgactgggccattctaacacatggatatgttttgttttaaaccattccatcgTTGCCcgggctttatgtttagggtcgttgtcctgctggaaggtgaacctccgccccagtctcaagtcttttgcagactccaagaggttttcttccaagattgccctgtatttggctccatccatcttcccatcaactctgaccagcttccctgtccctgctgaagagaagcacccccagagcctgatgctgccaccaccatatttgacagtggggatggtgtgttcagagtgatgtgcagtgttagttttccaccacacatagcgttttgcattttggccaaaaagttccattttggtctcaactgaccagagcaccttcttccacatgtttgctgtgtcccccacatggcttgtggcaaactgcaaacgggacttatggttttctgttaacaatggctttcttcttgccactcttccataaaggccaactttgtgcagtgcgcaactaatagttgtcctatggacccCCTGacatcatcagggggtccttttgtccctctgtggggggtcactcccactaggcttatatctgggactctccaccatttgaccttagaactgaggaagcttctcggatgagaggtgaaacgtcttcaagcaacttaaagaagtccagacgcttttctttgcaagctcctttgactacgatgacctggatgactgagaaccttcacagacatatgtcctatggacagattcccccacctgagctgtagatctctgcagctcgtgcaaag is drawn from Maylandia zebra isolate NMK-2024a linkage group LG12, Mzebra_GT3a, whole genome shotgun sequence and contains these coding sequences:
- the LOC101480073 gene encoding uncharacterized protein LOC101480073, with the translated sequence MSGNETAILHQLAILVVCHGLAVGQISSYYFLVQRPMPWVKAQEFCQKYYVDLAVLTTEEQYFSVLNATPATKVSFWLGLKRQSVSSDWQWVNGEQLGYEHWYRRNNEGCCASLEAMLEKDKNLLARYCKEPHMVVCQGPHSPQSVTVDSVGAEHVNLSWNISAFMQTTPHSYNVTICDSRCETVFYSCTNGSAAMSISISNLTSGTKYFLHISAFVVRPDSVTGGNIILQSNPTTVDVKTDHDIIFAVLMVIKLMLLAPPLWILYHILKKAGRFEESNHYISPVLLSTEDTIVDLVPQKTPGIG